One stretch of Streptomyces zhihengii DNA includes these proteins:
- the arc gene encoding proteasome ATPase yields the protein MAAHDDDINRGIRPGRGSEDPAGQVAYLEQEIAVLRRKLADSPRHTRILEERIVELQTNLAGVSAQNERLANTLREARDQIVALKEEVDRLAQPPAGFGVFLQANEDGTCDIFTGGRKLRVNVSPSVEPEELRRGQEVMLNEALNVVEAMEYERAGDIVTLKEILEDGERALVIGHTDEERVVRLAEPLLDTTIRPGDALLLEPRSGYVYEVIPKSEVEELVLEEVPDVDYDKIGGLGGQIEMIRDAVELPYLHPDLFKEHELRPPKGILLYGPPGCGKTLIAKAVANSLAKKVAEVTGRPQGKSYFLNIKGPELLNKYVGETERHIRLVFQRAREKASEGTPVIVFFDEMESLFRTRGSGVSSDVENTIVPQLLAEIDGVEGLENVIVIGASNREDMIDPAILRPGRLDVKIKIERPDAEAAKDIFAKYLTPSLPLHSDDLGEHSGSKEAAAHAMIQSVVEQMYAESEENRFLEVTYANGDKEVLYFKDFNSGAMIQNIVDRAKKMAIKAFLDHNQKGLRVSHLLQACVDEFKENEDLPNTTNPDDWARISGKKGERIVFIRTLVTGKQGADTGRSIDTVANTGQYL from the coding sequence GTGGCAGCCCACGACGACGACATCAACCGCGGCATCCGGCCGGGGCGAGGGTCTGAGGACCCCGCCGGCCAGGTTGCCTATCTCGAGCAGGAAATCGCCGTCCTGCGCCGCAAGCTCGCCGACTCTCCGCGTCACACGAGGATTCTCGAGGAGCGGATCGTCGAGCTTCAGACCAACCTGGCCGGCGTGTCCGCACAGAACGAGCGGCTCGCGAACACACTCCGTGAGGCCCGCGACCAGATCGTGGCACTCAAGGAGGAGGTCGACCGCCTCGCACAGCCCCCCGCTGGCTTCGGCGTCTTCCTCCAGGCCAACGAGGACGGCACCTGCGACATCTTCACCGGGGGCCGCAAGCTCCGGGTGAACGTCAGTCCCAGCGTCGAGCCCGAAGAGCTCCGGCGCGGCCAGGAAGTCATGCTCAACGAAGCGCTCAACGTGGTCGAGGCCATGGAGTACGAGCGCGCCGGGGACATCGTCACCCTCAAGGAGATCCTCGAGGACGGCGAGCGCGCCCTGGTCATCGGGCACACCGACGAGGAGCGGGTGGTACGGCTCGCCGAGCCGCTGCTGGACACCACCATCCGCCCCGGCGACGCCCTGCTGCTCGAACCGCGCTCCGGGTACGTCTACGAGGTCATCCCGAAGAGCGAGGTCGAGGAACTCGTCCTCGAAGAGGTCCCCGACGTCGACTACGACAAGATCGGCGGCCTCGGCGGCCAGATCGAGATGATCCGCGACGCGGTCGAGCTCCCGTACCTCCACCCCGACCTCTTCAAGGAGCACGAACTGCGGCCGCCCAAGGGCATCCTGCTCTACGGCCCGCCCGGCTGCGGCAAGACGCTCATCGCCAAGGCCGTCGCCAACTCCCTTGCCAAGAAGGTCGCCGAAGTCACCGGGCGCCCCCAGGGGAAGAGCTACTTCCTCAACATCAAGGGCCCCGAGCTCCTCAACAAGTACGTCGGCGAGACGGAGCGGCACATCCGCCTCGTCTTCCAGCGGGCCCGTGAGAAGGCCAGCGAGGGCACCCCCGTCATCGTCTTCTTCGACGAGATGGAGTCCCTCTTCCGCACCCGTGGCTCCGGTGTCAGCTCCGACGTGGAGAACACCATCGTCCCCCAGCTCCTCGCCGAGATCGACGGCGTCGAGGGCCTGGAGAACGTGATCGTCATCGGCGCCTCCAACCGCGAGGACATGATCGACCCCGCGATCCTGCGGCCCGGCCGGCTCGACGTCAAGATCAAGATCGAGCGTCCGGACGCGGAGGCCGCGAAGGACATCTTCGCCAAGTACCTGACCCCCTCCCTGCCGCTCCACTCCGACGACCTCGGCGAGCACAGCGGCTCCAAGGAGGCGGCGGCCCACGCCATGATCCAGTCGGTCGTGGAGCAGATGTACGCCGAATCCGAGGAGAACCGCTTCCTCGAGGTCACCTACGCCAACGGCGACAAGGAAGTCCTCTACTTCAAGGACTTCAACTCCGGCGCGATGATCCAGAACATCGTCGACCGGGCCAAGAAGATGGCCATCAAGGCATTCCTCGACCACAACCAGAAGGGCCTGAGGGTCTCCCACCTCCTCCAGGCCTGCGTGGACGAGTTCAAGGAGAACGAGGACCTGCCCAACACCACCAACCCGGACGACTGGGCCCGGATCTCCGGAAAGAAGGGCGAGCGGATCGTGTTCATCCGCACCCTCGTCACCGGAAAGCAGGGCGCGGACACCGGCCGGTCCATCGACACGGTGGCCAACACCGGTCAGTACCTGTAA
- the dop gene encoding depupylase/deamidase Dop: MTVRRVMGIETEYGISVPGHPNANAMLTSSQIVNAYAAAMHRARRARWDFEEENPLRDARGFDLARETADASQLTDEDIGLANVILTNGARLYVDHAHPEYSSPEVTNPRDAVLWDKAGERIMAEAAERAAQLPGAQPIHLYKNNTDNKGASYGTHENYLMKRETPFSDIVRHLTPFFVSRQVVTGAGRVGIGQDGHDHGFQISQRADYFEVEVGLETTLKRPIINTRDEPHSDAEKYRRLHVIIGDANLSEISTYLKLGTTALVLSMIEDGFITVDLAVEQPVRTLHQVSHDPDLQHLVSLRSGRTLTAVQLQMEYFELARKYVEERFGADADDQTKDVLARWEDTLNRLETDPMSLAGELDWVAKKELMEGYRRRDGLDWDAARLHLVDLQYADVRPEKGLYNRLAARGRMKRLLDERDVERAEAKPPEDTRAYFRGRCLEQFADDVAAASWDSVIFDLPGRDSLQRVPTLEPLRGTREHVKDLLDRCRTAEDLVRVLSGG; the protein is encoded by the coding sequence ATGACCGTACGGCGAGTAATGGGCATCGAGACGGAGTACGGGATCTCCGTCCCCGGCCACCCGAACGCCAATGCCATGCTCACCTCGTCCCAGATCGTCAACGCCTACGCGGCGGCGATGCACCGGGCGCGCCGCGCCCGCTGGGACTTCGAGGAGGAGAACCCGCTGCGGGACGCCCGCGGCTTCGACCTCGCGCGCGAGACCGCCGACGCCAGCCAGCTCACCGACGAGGACATCGGCCTCGCCAACGTCATCCTCACCAACGGCGCCCGGCTCTACGTCGACCACGCCCACCCCGAGTACAGCTCGCCCGAGGTCACCAACCCGCGGGACGCCGTCCTCTGGGACAAGGCCGGCGAGCGGATCATGGCCGAGGCCGCCGAGCGGGCCGCCCAGCTCCCCGGCGCCCAGCCCATCCATCTGTACAAGAACAACACCGACAACAAGGGCGCGTCCTACGGCACCCACGAGAACTACCTGATGAAGCGGGAGACCCCCTTCTCGGACATCGTGCGGCACCTGACGCCCTTCTTCGTCTCCCGCCAGGTCGTCACCGGCGCCGGCCGCGTGGGAATCGGCCAGGACGGGCACGACCACGGCTTCCAGATCAGCCAGCGGGCGGACTACTTCGAGGTCGAGGTCGGCCTGGAGACCACGCTCAAGCGCCCCATCATCAACACCCGCGACGAGCCCCACTCCGACGCCGAGAAGTACCGCCGCCTCCATGTGATCATCGGCGACGCCAACCTCTCGGAGATCTCCACCTACCTCAAGCTGGGCACCACGGCGCTGGTCCTGTCGATGATCGAGGACGGCTTCATCACCGTCGACCTCGCCGTCGAGCAGCCAGTGCGCACCCTCCACCAGGTCTCCCACGACCCGGACCTCCAGCACCTCGTCAGCCTCCGCAGCGGCCGCACCCTCACCGCCGTGCAGCTCCAGATGGAGTACTTCGAGCTCGCCCGCAAGTACGTCGAGGAGCGCTTCGGGGCGGACGCCGACGACCAGACCAAGGACGTCCTGGCGCGCTGGGAGGACACCCTCAATCGCCTGGAGACCGATCCGATGAGCCTCGCCGGCGAGCTCGACTGGGTCGCCAAGAAGGAGCTCATGGAGGGCTACCGCCGGCGCGACGGCCTGGACTGGGACGCCGCCAGGCTCCACCTGGTGGACCTCCAGTACGCCGACGTGCGCCCCGAGAAGGGCCTGTACAACCGGCTGGCGGCCCGCGGCAGGATGAAGCGCCTGCTGGACGAGCGGGACGTCGAGCGGGCCGAGGCCAAGCCCCCGGAGGACACCCGCGCCTACTTCCGCGGCCGCTGCCTGGAGCAGTTCGCCGACGACGTGGCCGCCGCCTCCTGGGACTCGGTGATCTTCGACCTGCCGGGCCGTGACTCTCTGCAACGGGTCCCCACCCTGGAGCCGCTCCGGGGCACCCGTGAACACGTCAAGGACCTCCTGGACCGCTGCCGCACCGCGGAGGACCTGGTAAGGGTCCTGTCCGGGGGCTGA
- a CDS encoding ubiquitin-like protein Pup yields the protein MATKDTGGGQQKATRSTEEVEEQAQDAQAAEDLKERQEKLSDDVDSVLDEIDDVLEENAEDFVRSFVQKGGQ from the coding sequence ATGGCGACCAAGGACACCGGCGGCGGACAGCAGAAGGCCACGCGTTCCACGGAGGAGGTCGAGGAGCAGGCGCAGGACGCGCAGGCTGCCGAGGACCTCAAGGAGCGCCAGGAGAAGTTGTCGGACGACGTCGACTCCGTCCTGGACGAGATCGACGACGTCCTCGAGGAGAACGCCGAGGACTTCGTCCGGTCCTTCGTGCAAAAGGGCGGCCAGTAG
- the prcB gene encoding proteasome subunit beta, translating into MEANTRSTGRLPAAFLTPGSSSFMDFLGAHSPDLLPGNRALPPVQGAIEAPHGTTIVATTFPGGVVLAGDRRATMGNMIAQRDIEKVFPADEYSAVGIAGTAGLAVEMVKLFQLELEHFEKVEGVQLSLEGKANRLSTMIRSNLGLAMQGLAVVPLFAGFDVDREKGRIFSYDVTGGRSEETGYAATGSGSIFARSAMKKLYRDDLTEQEATTLVVQALYDAADDDSATGGPDVARRIYPIVTVITDEGYRRLTEEESSGIASSILERRLSQPDGPRAALL; encoded by the coding sequence GTGGAAGCCAACACTCGTAGCACCGGGCGTCTACCAGCTGCCTTCCTGACGCCGGGATCGTCGTCCTTCATGGACTTCCTGGGCGCGCACTCGCCCGACCTGCTCCCCGGCAACCGCGCCCTGCCGCCCGTGCAGGGTGCGATCGAGGCGCCGCACGGCACGACGATCGTGGCGACGACCTTCCCGGGGGGTGTGGTGCTCGCCGGTGACCGGCGCGCCACGATGGGCAACATGATCGCCCAGCGGGACATCGAGAAGGTCTTCCCGGCCGACGAGTACTCGGCGGTGGGCATCGCCGGCACCGCGGGGCTCGCGGTGGAGATGGTGAAGCTCTTCCAGCTGGAGCTGGAGCACTTCGAGAAGGTCGAGGGCGTCCAGCTCTCGCTGGAGGGCAAGGCGAACCGCCTGTCGACGATGATCCGGAGCAACCTCGGCCTGGCCATGCAGGGCCTGGCCGTGGTCCCGCTGTTCGCCGGGTTCGACGTGGACCGGGAGAAGGGCCGGATCTTCTCCTACGACGTCACGGGCGGCCGCTCCGAGGAGACGGGGTACGCGGCGACCGGGTCCGGGTCGATCTTCGCGCGGAGCGCGATGAAGAAGCTCTACCGCGACGACCTCACCGAACAGGAGGCGACGACGCTGGTCGTCCAGGCGCTGTACGACGCCGCCGACGACGACTCCGCGACGGGCGGGCCGGATGTCGCGCGGCGTATCTATCCGATCGTCACGGTCATCACGGACGAGGGGTACCGCAGGCTGACGGAGGAGGAGTCGTCCGGGATCGCGAGCTCGATCCTGGAGCGCCGGCTCTCGCAGCCCGACGGACCGCGTGCCGCGTTGCTCTGA
- the prcA gene encoding proteasome subunit alpha — MSTPFYVSPQQAMADRAEYARKGIARGRSLVVLQYTDGIVFVGENPSRALHKFSEIYDRIGFAAAGKYNEYENLRIGGVRYADLRGYTYDRDDVTARGLANVYAQTLGTIFSSAGEKPYEVELVVAEVGDAPEGDQIYRLPHDGSIVDEHGSVAVGGNAEQISGYLDQRHRDGMSLAEALKLAVQALSSQANGSDREIPAERLEVAVLDRTRPQQRKFKRIVGRQLSRLLEAEEAATAPTDAPSDEAEDSPEGEE, encoded by the coding sequence GTGTCGACGCCGTTCTATGTCTCACCCCAGCAGGCGATGGCCGACCGGGCGGAATACGCCCGCAAGGGTATCGCCCGTGGTCGCAGCCTTGTTGTCCTCCAGTACACCGACGGCATCGTCTTCGTCGGCGAGAATCCGTCCCGTGCCCTGCACAAGTTCAGCGAGATCTACGACCGGATCGGTTTCGCGGCGGCGGGCAAGTACAACGAGTACGAGAACCTGCGGATCGGCGGTGTGCGCTACGCGGATCTGCGCGGCTACACCTACGACCGCGACGACGTGACGGCCCGTGGTCTGGCGAACGTGTACGCCCAGACGCTGGGCACGATCTTCTCCAGCGCGGGCGAGAAGCCGTACGAGGTGGAGCTGGTGGTCGCCGAGGTCGGTGACGCGCCGGAGGGCGACCAGATCTACCGGCTGCCGCACGACGGTTCCATCGTGGACGAGCACGGCTCGGTCGCGGTGGGCGGCAACGCGGAGCAGATCAGCGGGTACCTCGACCAGCGTCACCGTGACGGGATGTCGCTGGCGGAGGCCCTGAAGCTGGCGGTGCAGGCGCTGTCCAGCCAGGCCAACGGCAGCGACCGGGAGATTCCCGCGGAGCGGCTGGAGGTCGCGGTCCTGGACCGGACGCGGCCGCAGCAGCGGAAGTTCAAGCGGATCGTGGGCCGGCAGCTGTCGCGGCTGCTGGAGGCCGAGGAGGCCGCCACGGCGCCGACGGACGCGCCGTCCGACGAGGCGGAGGACTCGCCGGAGGGCGAGGAGTAG
- a CDS encoding LacI family DNA-binding transcriptional regulator has product MAPPTPRPLPAPARPTSKDVARAAGVSQATVSLVLGEKWRGRVSERTAALVRDAARDLGYRPNLAARNLRLGRTRTALLVVPALTNEFFARVHTGASAVAEQHGFGVVLYPSPDGTGPARDPFASARAALDGVIASSMAAEALGAIRGADLPLVMLDSDPAEPGVAAHVNLDIADGMRQIAGHLIALGHRRIVHLASAVESWTFDARARALHTAVAGTPGTELRTVTAALDVNAGREAAERALTAPGPRPTALLCDDDILAAGACKAARRLGLRVPADLSVTGFDDLALATALEPELTTVRLPAEEIGRRGMAALLAVLGDRPPQQDSLPVELVVRGSSAPPPA; this is encoded by the coding sequence ATGGCACCTCCCACCCCCCGCCCGCTCCCCGCGCCCGCCCGGCCCACCAGCAAGGACGTCGCCCGCGCCGCGGGCGTCTCCCAGGCCACCGTCTCCCTGGTACTCGGCGAGAAGTGGCGCGGCCGGGTCTCCGAGCGCACCGCGGCACTCGTCCGCGACGCCGCCCGCGACCTCGGCTACCGGCCCAACCTGGCCGCCCGCAACCTGCGCCTCGGACGCACCAGGACGGCCCTGCTCGTGGTCCCGGCGCTCACCAACGAGTTCTTCGCCCGCGTCCACACCGGCGCATCCGCCGTCGCCGAACAGCACGGCTTCGGCGTCGTCCTGTACCCCTCCCCCGACGGCACCGGCCCCGCCCGCGACCCCTTCGCCTCCGCCCGCGCCGCCCTGGACGGCGTCATCGCCTCCTCCATGGCCGCCGAAGCGCTCGGCGCCATCCGCGGAGCCGACCTCCCCCTGGTGATGCTCGACAGCGACCCCGCGGAACCCGGCGTCGCCGCCCACGTCAACCTCGACATCGCCGACGGCATGCGCCAGATCGCCGGCCACCTGATCGCCCTCGGCCACCGGCGCATCGTCCACCTCGCCTCCGCCGTCGAGTCCTGGACCTTCGACGCCCGCGCCCGGGCCCTGCACACCGCCGTCGCCGGGACCCCCGGTACCGAGCTGCGCACCGTCACCGCCGCCCTCGACGTGAACGCGGGCCGGGAGGCCGCCGAGAGAGCCCTCACCGCCCCCGGCCCTCGCCCCACCGCCCTGCTCTGCGACGACGACATCCTGGCCGCCGGCGCCTGCAAGGCCGCCCGCCGGCTCGGCCTGCGCGTGCCCGCCGACCTCTCCGTCACCGGCTTCGACGACCTGGCCCTCGCCACCGCCCTCGAACCGGAGCTCACCACCGTCCGCCTCCCGGCCGAGGAGATCGGCCGGCGCGGCATGGCCGCCCTGCTCGCCGTCCTCGGCGACCGCCCGCCCCAGCAGGACAGCCTCCCCGTCGAACTCGTCGTCCGCGGCTCCAGCGCCCCGCCCCCGGCCTGA
- a CDS encoding MFS transporter has product MAAGYADILKAPHAARLLAGTLVGRLPNATAHIAIVLFTRAEGGSYTLAGVLAAVYGLATAVGQPLLGRAVDLYGQPRVQLPAAVLSGLGMLWLALAGTGSLPVAYAAVTVAGLFTPPLEGGLRALWPNVLGHQDRVHRAYAMDAVAQEILFTLGPLLVTLIVAIASPGAALLVINAVGVLGALSVVLSEPSRAWRSAPREAHWLGALRSGGLLSLLGAFFFVGLALGSITVAGVAYADDHGSDSVYGWLMAALGLGALLGGLVYGARQWTGEPERRLRVIVALLALGYLPLVLTPGVAAMTALSVLAGVFLAPALACAFIVVDRHAPRGTVTEAFSWLVTTFGVGAAVGTGVAGPAVEGGGTAWGFAVAGAGGFAALLVLMATQRVLSAPPAAEGAAPPVDGSEENDRNGAAQPGFSSGREA; this is encoded by the coding sequence ATGGCGGCCGGGTACGCGGACATCCTCAAGGCGCCGCATGCCGCGCGCCTGCTGGCGGGCACACTCGTCGGCAGGCTGCCCAACGCCACCGCGCACATCGCGATCGTGCTCTTCACCCGCGCCGAGGGCGGCAGCTACACGCTGGCCGGCGTGCTGGCCGCCGTGTACGGGCTCGCCACCGCCGTGGGCCAGCCGCTCCTCGGCCGTGCCGTCGACCTCTACGGCCAGCCCCGGGTCCAGCTGCCCGCGGCCGTCCTGTCGGGCCTCGGCATGCTGTGGCTCGCGCTCGCGGGCACGGGTTCGCTGCCCGTCGCGTACGCGGCGGTGACGGTGGCCGGTCTCTTCACCCCGCCCCTGGAAGGCGGGCTGCGGGCGCTGTGGCCGAATGTGCTCGGTCACCAGGACCGGGTGCACCGGGCCTACGCCATGGACGCGGTCGCCCAGGAGATCCTCTTCACCCTCGGTCCGCTGCTGGTGACGCTGATCGTGGCCATCGCCTCGCCGGGGGCGGCGCTGCTGGTGATCAACGCCGTCGGGGTGCTCGGCGCGCTGTCCGTGGTGCTGTCCGAGCCCTCCCGCGCCTGGCGTTCGGCGCCGCGCGAGGCCCACTGGCTGGGCGCGCTGCGCTCCGGCGGGCTGCTGTCGCTGCTCGGCGCGTTCTTCTTCGTCGGTCTCGCCCTCGGGTCGATCACGGTGGCCGGGGTGGCGTACGCGGACGACCACGGCAGCGACTCGGTGTACGGCTGGCTGATGGCCGCGCTGGGCCTCGGCGCGCTGCTGGGCGGCCTGGTGTACGGGGCGCGGCAGTGGACGGGGGAGCCGGAGCGCAGGCTGCGGGTGATCGTCGCCCTGCTCGCGCTCGGGTACCTGCCGCTGGTGCTGACCCCCGGTGTGGCCGCGATGACGGCGCTGTCCGTCCTCGCCGGTGTGTTCCTGGCACCGGCCCTCGCCTGCGCGTTCATCGTGGTGGACCGGCACGCGCCGCGGGGCACCGTCACCGAGGCGTTCTCGTGGCTGGTGACCACCTTCGGCGTCGGTGCCGCGGTGGGCACCGGGGTGGCGGGGCCGGCCGTCGAGGGCGGCGGCACGGCGTGGGGGTTCGCGGTCGCGGGGGCAGGGGGTTTCGCCGCGCTGCTGGTCCTGATGGCCACTCAGCGTGTGCTGTCCGCCCCGCCCGCCGCCGAGGGCGCCGCGCCGCCGGTGGACGGCTCGGAGGAAAATGATCGAAACGGTGCCGCCCAACCCGGTTTCAGCTCAGGCCGTGAGGCGTAA
- the pafA gene encoding Pup--protein ligase — protein MDRRIFGLENEYGVTCTFRGQRRLSPDEVARYLFRRVVSWGRSSNVFLRNGARLYLDVGSHPEYATPECDNVTELVTHDKAGERILEGLLVDAERRLHEEGIAGDVYLFKNNTDSAGNSYGCHENYLVARHGEFSRLADILIPFLVTRQLICGAGKVLQTPRGAVFCVSQRAEHIWEGVSSATTRSRPIINTRDEPHADAERYRRLHVIVGDSNMSETTMLLKVGATDLVLRMIEAGTVMRDLTLENPIRAIREVSHDITGQRKVRLASGREASALEVQREYYEKAVDFVDRRGIRTGTVAQVLELWGRTLDAIEAEDLDRIGTEIDWVMKYKLIERYRAKNNMTMSHPRVAQIDLAYHDIHRRRGLYYLLERKGQAARICNDLKIFEGKSVPPQTTRARLRGDFIRRAQEQRRDFTVDWVHLKLNDQAQRTVLCKDPFRSVDDRVEKLIAGM, from the coding sequence ATGGACCGCCGCATTTTCGGGCTGGAGAACGAGTACGGCGTCACGTGCACGTTCAGGGGACAGCGCCGACTGTCACCTGACGAAGTGGCGCGCTACCTCTTCCGCCGTGTCGTGTCATGGGGCCGCAGCAGCAATGTCTTTCTGCGGAACGGCGCCCGTCTGTACCTCGACGTGGGATCGCATCCGGAATACGCAACGCCGGAATGCGACAACGTGACCGAACTGGTCACGCACGACAAGGCGGGCGAGCGCATTCTCGAGGGCCTGCTCGTCGACGCCGAACGCCGCCTGCACGAGGAGGGAATCGCGGGCGACGTCTACCTCTTCAAGAACAACACCGACTCGGCGGGAAACTCCTACGGCTGCCACGAGAACTATCTCGTGGCCCGGCACGGAGAGTTCTCCCGGCTGGCCGACATCCTGATTCCGTTCCTGGTGACGCGGCAGCTCATCTGCGGCGCCGGCAAGGTGCTGCAGACCCCCCGCGGCGCGGTGTTCTGCGTCAGCCAGCGTGCCGAGCACATCTGGGAAGGCGTCAGCTCGGCGACCACCCGTTCGCGCCCGATCATCAACACCCGTGACGAGCCGCACGCCGACGCGGAGCGGTACCGCCGCCTCCATGTCATCGTCGGCGACTCGAACATGTCCGAGACGACCATGCTGCTCAAGGTCGGCGCCACCGACCTGGTGCTCCGCATGATCGAGGCGGGCACGGTGATGCGCGACCTCACCCTGGAGAACCCGATCCGGGCCATCCGCGAGGTCAGCCACGACATAACGGGCCAGCGCAAGGTCCGTCTGGCCAGCGGCCGGGAGGCCTCGGCGCTCGAGGTGCAGCGCGAGTACTACGAGAAGGCCGTCGACTTCGTCGACCGCCGCGGCATCCGCACGGGCACGGTCGCCCAGGTGCTGGAGCTGTGGGGCCGCACGCTCGACGCGATCGAGGCCGAGGACCTCGACCGCATCGGCACCGAGATCGACTGGGTCATGAAGTACAAGCTCATCGAGCGGTACCGCGCCAAGAACAACATGACCATGTCCCACCCGAGGGTCGCGCAGATAGACCTCGCCTACCACGACATCCACCGCCGGCGGGGGCTGTACTACCTGCTGGAGCGCAAGGGCCAGGCCGCCCGCATCTGCAACGACCTGAAGATCTTCGAGGGCAAGTCCGTGCCCCCGCAGACCACCAGGGCGCGGCTGCGCGGCGACTTCATCCGGCGGGCGCAGGAGCAGCGCCGGGACTTCACCGTCGACTGGGTGCACCTCAAGCTCAACGACCAGGCACAGCGGACCGTGCTCTGCAAGGACCCGTTCCGGTCGGTGGACGACCGGGTGGAAAAGCTGATCGCCGGTATGTAG
- a CDS encoding FKBP-type peptidyl-prolyl cis-trans isomerase, with amino-acid sequence MRRLAGLIVAPLLLLSVVACGSEDKASDSASSQGGLPAITAGAAFGEKPTLAKGEGDPPKELKTEVISEGDGATLKKGDQIQVNYLGQTWDSDEPFDNSFDKKQPFDLTLGAGQVIKGWDQGLEGKKVGSRVEMSIPPELGYGDQGQGPIKANSTLVFVVDILKSTTVPTSAKGTEVAQDNIDLPKVGTNTDGKAPSLTVPDKDAPTKLVSNYVIEGDGPAVKKTDTLAVAYKGVLWKGGKEFDSSYARGGAPVSFPLAQVIPGWQQGLEGKKVGSRVMLVIPPDLAYGDQEQQGIPAKSTLVFSVDILSASGS; translated from the coding sequence GTGCGCCGACTTGCCGGCCTGATCGTCGCCCCGCTTCTGCTGTTGTCGGTAGTCGCGTGCGGCAGCGAGGACAAGGCCTCCGACTCCGCCTCCTCCCAGGGCGGGCTGCCCGCCATCACCGCCGGAGCCGCCTTCGGCGAGAAGCCGACGCTGGCGAAGGGCGAGGGGGACCCGCCGAAGGAGCTGAAGACCGAGGTCATCAGCGAGGGCGACGGCGCCACCCTGAAGAAGGGCGACCAGATCCAGGTCAACTATCTGGGTCAGACCTGGGACTCCGACGAGCCGTTCGACAACAGCTTCGACAAGAAGCAGCCCTTCGATCTCACGCTCGGGGCCGGTCAGGTCATCAAGGGCTGGGACCAGGGCCTGGAGGGCAAGAAGGTCGGCAGCCGGGTCGAGATGTCGATCCCGCCGGAGCTCGGCTACGGCGACCAGGGCCAGGGCCCGATCAAGGCGAACTCCACGCTGGTCTTCGTGGTGGACATCCTGAAGTCGACCACCGTGCCGACGTCCGCCAAGGGCACCGAGGTGGCCCAGGACAACATCGACCTGCCCAAGGTCGGCACCAACACCGACGGCAAGGCGCCCTCGCTCACCGTGCCCGACAAGGACGCGCCCACCAAGCTCGTCTCGAACTACGTCATCGAGGGGGACGGCCCGGCCGTCAAGAAGACGGACACGCTCGCCGTCGCCTACAAGGGTGTGCTGTGGAAGGGCGGCAAGGAGTTCGACAGCAGCTACGCCCGCGGCGGCGCTCCGGTCAGCTTCCCGCTCGCGCAGGTCATCCCGGGCTGGCAGCAGGGCCTGGAGGGCAAGAAGGTCGGCAGCCGGGTGATGCTGGTGATCCCGCCGGACCTGGCCTACGGCGACCAGGAGCAGCAGGGCATCCCCGCCAAGTCCACGCTGGTCTTCTCCGTCGACATCCTTTCCGCCTCCGGTTCCTGA
- a CDS encoding FKBP-type peptidyl-prolyl cis-trans isomerase has translation MSIEKPEIDFPGGEPPADLEIKEIWEGDGQEAKAGDTVQVHYVGVAFSTGEEFDSSWNRGTPLGFKLGAGQVISGWDRGIQGMKVGGRRQLTIPAHLAYGDRGAGRSIAPGETLIFVCDLVAV, from the coding sequence GTGAGCATCGAGAAGCCCGAGATCGACTTCCCGGGCGGCGAGCCGCCGGCCGACCTGGAGATCAAGGAGATCTGGGAGGGCGACGGCCAGGAGGCCAAGGCCGGCGACACGGTCCAGGTCCACTACGTGGGCGTGGCCTTCTCCACCGGCGAGGAGTTCGACTCCTCCTGGAACCGCGGCACCCCGCTCGGCTTCAAGCTGGGCGCCGGTCAGGTCATCTCCGGATGGGACCGCGGCATCCAGGGCATGAAGGTCGGCGGCCGCCGCCAGCTGACCATCCCGGCGCACCTCGCGTACGGCGACCGCGGCGCCGGCCGCTCCATCGCCCCGGGCGAGACGCTGATCTTCGTCTGCGACCTGGTCGCGGTCTGA